From Micromonospora auratinigra:
GATCGAGCCGAGCATGCGGTAGGCGTAGCCGGTGAGCTCGACCCGGAACGGCTCCAGGTCGGTGCTGGCCGGTGCCGGGGCAGTCGTCATGCCCCCACCGTAGGCGCAGCCCCCGACAGCGCCCACTCAGGAAGCGGCCGGCTCACCGGGGACGGCGACGTGCAGCCGGAGCTGCGGGACCAGCATGTCGTCCACGTCCAGCGCGCGGGCCGCGCCGTCCGGCTCCCAGCCGGTCGAGGTCAGGAACGCCCGGGTCGCCGCGTCCGCGTCGAACGCCCACGCCACCGCCCGGTGCAGACCGTCCGTACGCCAGTGGTCGACCATGGCGGCGAGCAGCCGGCTGCCGTGCCCGCGCCGGCCCCAGCGCGGCTCCACCAGCAGGTCGGTCACCGCCGCCACGCCGTCGGCCAGCGCGTCGGCCGGCTCGCCCGGGGCGAGCGCCTCGGCGTCGGCCGGACCGGCTGCGGCGAACCCCACCAGATAGGATTGCTCGGCCTGTTCGACGGCGACCAGCACGCGGTGCGCGCCCGAGGGCGGCTCCTGCACCGCCGCGCTCCACCGCCGGGCGAGGTACGCCTCGTCCAGGTTGTCGAGCACGTGCCGGGGCAGGATCCGGCGGTACGCGACCCGCCAGGTCGCGAGCTGGAGGCGTGCGATCTCGTCCGCGTCCTCCGGACGCGCGGGGCGGACGTACCCGAGAGCCATGGCACGTGAGCCTACGCAGGGCGAGGGGGACGACGGTGGCGCAGGGTGCCAGACGGACGGTCGGGCAGGTCGTCGCGGTGCTGGCGCTCGCCGTCGCGGTGACCGCCTTCCTCTCCGTGGCGGCGGTCCGGCACGGCTTCTTCGACCTGAAGGTCTACTACGGCGCGCTCACCTTCTGGACGCACGACGGTGGGGAGATCTACGACTTCCTCAAGGCCGGCACCCAGTACGGCTTCACCTACCCGCCGTTCGCGGCGCTGGTCATGCTGCCGATGGCGTACCTGCCCTGGCCGGCGGCGATCACCGTCAGCGTGGTGATCACCGTGCTGGCCAGCACCGTGGTCATCTGGTGGCTGGTCGACCCGATCGCCCGGCGCGCCGGGTGGACCCGCTGGTTCGCCCTCGCGGTCGCGCTCTGCCTGGCCGCCGCGTTCGAGCCGATGCGCGAGACGGTCAACTTCGGCCAGGTCAACATGCTGCTGCTCTTCCTGGTCGCGGTGGACCTGCTGCGGCTGCTGCCGGTCGGCAGCCGGTGGGCCGGCGTCGGCGTCGGCCTGGCCACCGCGATCAAGCTGACCCCGGGCATCTTCATCGTCTACCTGCTGGTGACCCGTCGCTGGCGGGCCGCGGCCACCGCGGTCGGTGCGGCGGCGGCGGCCACCCTGCTCGCCGGCGCGCTCTTCCCGGACGCCTCCCGCGAGTTCTGGACCTCTGCGCTGTGGAACACCGACCGGGTGGGGGAGCTGGCCTTCGTCTCCAACCAGTCGCTGCGCGGCACGGTGGCCCGGCTGCACCCGGAACACCCGAGCACCGTCGCCTGGCTGATCGTGGTGCTGCTCGTCCTGGTGCTCTGGGGCTGGCGGGCCCGGGCCGCGGTCGCCGCCGGGGACGAGGCCACCGGCCTGGCCCTGACCGGCGCGGTGATGTGCCTGGTCAGCCCGGTGACCTGGGTGCACCACCTGGTCTGGTTGCTGCCCGCGCTGACCCTGCTCGTCGACAACGCGATGGCGGCCCCCGCGCGCAGCGCGCGGCGCCGCCTGCTGCTGGCCGCCGCGCTCCTCGGGTACGCCCTGCTGTGCAGCCGGATCGTCTGGGCCTGGGAGAAGGACTTCACCGGCGTGGGCGGCTTCCTCGGCAGCAACACGTACGTCTGGATCAGCCTGGCGCTGCTGCTCGGGCTGCCGATCCGTCGCTGGGCCACGCCGACCGGCGGCGGCCGCACCGGCGGGGACGCCCCGGTCGGGTCAGCCGTCGAGCCGGGCGGCGTAGCGCAGTTCCCGGAGCCGGACCGGGTCGCGCCCGGCGGCCAGCGGCACCGGGTAGGTCGACTCCACCCCGTCGGCTGACAGGCCGGCGCGCTCGTAGAAGCGGCGCGCCCGGGCGTTGTCGGCGAGCACCCAGAGCCGATACTCCGTCCAGCCCCGTTCGGCCAGGCCGGTCCGGGCCGCGGCGAACAGCGCCCGGCCGGTCCCGGTGCCCCACCAGGCGGGCTCCAGGTACATCCCGAGGATCTCGCCGTACGCCGGGTCGAGGTCGTCGCGGTCCTGGTCGTTGCGGTACGGCCCGAAGGTGACGAACCCGGTCACCACCCCGTCGGACTCGGCGAGCAGCGTGGTGAACGGGTGGTCCGGGTCGGCGGTGCCGACGTCGCGCCGGCGCTGCGCCCAGGCGGCCGGGTTGAGCCGGCGCAGCACCTCGTCCGGCATGATCCCGGCGTACCCGGCCTGCCAGCCGTGCACGTGCACCCGGGCGACCGCCTCGGCGTCGTCCGGCTCCTCGCGGCGGATGATGAGCACCTGTCCGTTCTATGCCCGCGCGGGCGGTCGGTCCAGCGTCGGCCGGCCGTGTCGTGTCGGTCCCGTGGTCTAAGGTCGCCGACGATGGCCGTACCGGAATCACTCTCCCGCGCCCAGGCCCGCCGGATCGCGCTGGCCGCCCAGGGCCTCGCCGACCCGACGCCCACCGGCGTGCCCACCCGCCGGCACCTGCGCCGGGTGCTGGACCGGGTCGGCCTGATCCAGATGGACTCGGTGAACGTCCTGCAACGGGCGCACTACCTGCCGCTCTACACCCGGCTCGGGCCGTACCCGACCACCCTGCTCGACACCGCCGCCTACCGGCGTCCCCGGGAGCTCTTCGAATACTGGGGGCACGAGGCGTCGCTGGTCCCGGTCGGCCTGCACCCGGCGCTGCGCTGGCGGATGGCCCGGGCCCGCGACGAGGCCTGGGGCGGGATGCGCCGGATCGCCCAGGAGCAGCCCGAGCTGGTCGCCTGGGTCCGGGACGAGGTGGCCGCGCGCGGGCCGCTCACCGCCGCCGAGATCGAGCACGACGCGCCCCGGGAGACGGGCCACTGGGGCTGGAACTGGTCGACGGTCAAGCGCGCCCTGGAATACCTGTTCTGGGCCGGCGAGGTGACCGCCGCCGACCGCACCCCCTCGTTCGCCCGCCGCTACGACCTGCCCGAGCGGGTGCTGCCGCCGGCCGTGCTGGACGCCCCCACCCCGGGCGAGGCCGACGCACATCGCGCTCTGGTGGCGGTCGCCGCCCGGTCGCTCGGGGTGGCCGCCGAGCCGGAGCTGCGTGACTACTTCCGGCTGCCCGCCGCGGGCGCCCGGCGGGCCGTCGCGGAGCTGGTCGAGGCGGGCGAGCTGACGCCGGTCACGGTGGCCGGCTGGCAGCAGCCGGCCTACCTGCACGCGGCGGCCCGGCTGCCCCGCTGGGTCCGCGGCAACACCCTGGTCAGCCCGTTCGACCCGCTGGTCTGGGAGCGCGGCCGCGCCGAGCGGCTCTTCGACTTCCACTACCGGATCGAGATCTACGTGCCGGCCCCGCAGCGGGTCCACGGCTACTACGTGCTGCCGTTCCTGCAGGGCGAGCGGTTCACCGCCCGGGTCGACCTGAAGGCCGACCGGCGCGCCGGGGTGCTGCTGGTGCCGGCCGCCTGGGTCGAGCCCGGGGCCGATCCGGGGGAGACCGCGGTGGCGCTCGCCGCCGAGCTCTACCGCCTCGCCGGCTGGCTCGGCCTGGACGCGGTCGCCCCGCCCGAGGGCGGCGACCTGGCGGGTCCGCTGGCCGCCGCCCTGGTGGGCGTGGCGGGTGTACGGTGAGCGCGTGACCAGCGTTGACCGGCCCGCCGCCCCGGCCGACCCGCAGCCCGCGATCTGGCCCGTCGAGGCGAGCTACCCCCAGCCCGAGCCGGACCGGTTCACCCGGATGGTGCTGCGGCTGCACGCCCGCGCGCCGCGCTGGGCGGTGCCGCTGGCCGCGCTCGGCTGCGTCGGCGTCGGCATCGCGTACGCGCTGATCAGCGATCCCACCCAGAGCGACCCGGATGCCCGCCCGAGCTGCCTGCTCAAGCTCACCACCGGCCTCGACTGCCCGGGCTGCGGCGGCACCCGCGCGCTCTGGTACGTGCTGCACGGCGACCTGCCGGCCGCCGCCCGGCACCACTTCCTCTTCGTCTTCGCGCTGCCCTTCCTGGCCTGGTTCTTCGTGGCCTGGGCCGGCAACCGCGCGTTCGGCTGGCGGCTGCCACAGCCGGAGCCCAGCCCGAGGCTGATCGGCGGCTTCCTGGCGATCTGGTTCGCCTTCTCGGTGGCCCGCAACCTGCCCTGGGCACCCTTCACCGCGCTCTACGTCTGACCTGCCCCCGGCCCACCCGGCCTCCCGGCGGACACGCGCTCCCCGACCCGGGACCGGTACGGCTGCCCCGCCTCCCTGCCGTCCCTCTGCTCATCACCCGACAGCAATATGTCTCTGAGTCATCAATATGTCTCAGAGACATATTGGTCCTGACTCTGGTCAGCCGACCCGCGACCTACGACCTGCTGCTGCGGGCCCGCTCCACCTGCCACGACCTGCTGCGACTGCGACTGCGATGGCGACTGCGACGGCGACGGCGGCCGACGGCGGCCGACGGTGGCGGCCCGCGGCGGGCACCCTGCGGACCACCGCGCACCCGGCCCAGCGCGCAACCCGGCCGCACCGCCTCCGGGCAGGGGCGCGCGGCGGGGAGGGTGCGAGATCTTGGACACCTGCCCCTGCGGGCGAGCGGGAAGTGTCCGAGATTCGCAGCTGACGGGCGGTTTCGGGGCGGCGAGCCCGAGTTTCGTCGGTGGCACAGCGGCCACTACAGTCGCAGGAATGCCGGAGATGGTGCAGCCCCAGGTCAAGCTGATCGCGTGGACCCAGTTCCAGGCCCCGGACGACGTGCCGTGGTCGACGGACGCCGAGGGCGGCCAGGCCCTCGCGGAGTTCGCCGGGCGGGCCTGCTACCAGAGCTGGAAGAAGCCGAACCCGGCCACCGCGACGAACGCCGGCTACCTGGCGCACATCCTCGAGGTGGGCCACCTGAGCGTGCTGGAGCACGGCTCGGTGAGCTTCTACTTCAGCGGGGTCTCCCGCTCCTTCACCCACGAGCTGATCCGGCACCGGCACTTCTCGTACTCCCAGCTCTCCCAGCGGTACGTGCCGGAGCGCGACGCGGCCATGGTCGAGCCGTCGGTGATCGCCGACGACCCCGAGCTGCACAAGAAGTTCGTCGAGGCGAGCGAGGCGGCGGTCCGGGCGTACACCGAGCTGCTGGAGGGCCTGGAGGCCCGGTTCACCGACGAGCCCAACCCGACGCTGCGCCGCAAGCAGGCCCGGCAGGCGGCCCGCGCGGTGCTGCCCAACGCCACCGAGACCCGGATCGTGGTGACCGGCAACTACCGGGCCTGGCGGCACTTCATCGGGATGCGCGCCACCGAGCACGCCGACGTGGAGATCCGCGAGCTGGCCGTCGAGTGCCTGCGCCAGCTCCAGGGGGTCGCGCCGAACGTCTTCGCCGACTTCGTGATCTCCACGCTGCCCGACGGCACCGAGGTGGCCGCCACTCCGCACGCCGAGTGAGTCCTGCTCCCTTCGCCGCCGGGCTCCCGGTGCTCGTCCGCTAGGTTGTGAACATGACGCACGACCACTCTGCCGCCTCCGACCGGGGCGCGTCGCGCCCGTTCGGGCGACTGATCACGGCCATGGTGACCCCGTTCACCGCCGACGGGTCCCTCGACCTCGACGGCTCCGTACGGCTGGCCCAGCATCTCGTCGACGAACAGGGCAATGACGCGCTGGTGCTCAACGGCACCGCCGGCGAGTCGCCGACCACCAGCGAGGCGGAGAAGGAAGCCCTGATCCGCGCGGTCGTCGAGGCCGTCGGTGACCGGGCCAGGGTCATCGCCGGCGTCGGCACCAACGACACCCGGCACACCATCGAGCTGGCCGCGCAGGCGGAGAAGGCCGGCGCGCACGGCCTGCTGGTGGTCACGCCGTACTACAACAAGCCGCCGCAGAGCGGGCTGTTGCGGCACTTCACCGCGGTCGCCGACGCCAGCGGGCTGCCGATCATGCTGTACGACATCCCGCACCGGGCCGGCGTGGCGATCGCCACCGACACCCTGGTCGAGCTGGCCGGGCACGACCGGATCGTCGCGGTCAAGGACGCCAAGGGCGACCTGTTCGCCACCGCCGCGGTGCTGAGCCGCTGCGACCTGGCGTACTACTCCGGCGAGGACGCGCTGACCCTGCCCTTCCTGTCGATCGGCGCGGTCGGCGTCGTCGGCACCTCGACGCACTTCACCGGCGTGCAGACCAAGCAGCTGATCGAGGCGTACGAGGCGGGCGACAACGCCACCGCCCTCGCCCTGCACCGACGGCTGCTTCCGCTGTTCACCGGCATCTTCCGCACCCAGGGCACGATCCTGGTGAAGGCGGGCCTGGCGGCCCAGGGGCTGCCGGCCGGCCCGGTGCGGTCGCCGCTGGTGGACGCCACCGCGGACGAACTGGCCCAGCTGCGCGCCGACTGCGCGGCGGCGGGCCTACCCCTTCCCGAATGACCGAACGACACGACGGACGCCCGGTGACGGCGTCGCAGAATGAGGTGGACGCGTGACCGAGGCGCACATCGAGGGTGAGCTCCCCCCGCCGCTGCCGGAGGGCGGCCTGCGGATCATCCCGCTGGGTGGACTCGGTGCCATCGGCCGGAACATGACCGTCTTCGAGTACGAGGGCAAGCTGCTGATCGTCGACTGCGGGGTGCTCTTCCCCGACGTCGAGCAGCCGGGCGTGGACCTGATCCTGCCCGACTTCGGCCCGATCCTGGACCGGCTCGACGACGTGCAGGCGATCGTGCTGACCCACGGGCACGAGGACCACATCGGCGCGGTGCCGTACCTGCTCGCCCACAAGCCGGACATTCCGCTCGTCGGCTCCCAGTTCACCCTGGCCCTGGTCGAGGCGAAGCTGGCCGAGCGGCGGATCCAGCCGTACACGCTGACCGTCGCCGAGGGGCGGCGCGAGCGGCTCGGCCCGTTCGAGTGCGAGTTCTTCGCGGTCAACCACTCGATCCCGGACGCGCTCGCGGTGGCCATCCGGACCGGGGCCGGCCTGGTGCTGCACACCGGCGACTTCAAGATGGACCAGCTCCCGCTCGACGGCCGGATCACCGACCTGGCCGGGTTCGCCCGGCTCGGGGCCGAGGGCGTGGACCTGCTGCTCTCCGACTCCACCAACGCCGAGATCCCCGGCTTCGTCACCCCGGAGCGGGAGATCGGGCCGGTCCTCGACTCGATCTTCGCCAAGGCGAAGGGGCGGATCATCGTCGCCTCGTTCGCCTCGCACGTGCACCGGGTGCAGCAGGTCTTCGACTCGGCGATCGAGCACGGCCGCAAGGTGGCGCTGATCGGCCGGTCCATGGTGCGCAACATGGGCATCGCCCGTGACCTCGGCCTGCTCAACATCCCGGCCGGCCTGGTGGTCGGGCTGGAGGAGGCCACCGCGCTGCCGCCCGAGCAGATCGTGCTGATGTCCACCGGCTCGCAGGGCGAGCCGATGAGCGCGCTGGGCCGGATGGCCAGCGGCGACCACCGGCACATCACCATCGCCCCCGGCGACACCGTGGTGCTGGCGTCCTCGCTGGTGCCCGGCAACGAGACCTCGGTCTACCGGGTGATCAACCGGCTCGCCCGGGCCGGCGCGACCGTGATCCACAAGGACGTGGCGAAGGTGCACGTCTCCGGGCACGCCCCCGCCGGTGAGCTGCTCTACCTGCTCAACGTGACCCGCCCCAGCAACCTGATGCCGGTGCACGGCGAGTGGCGGCACCTGCGGGCGCACGCCCGGCTCGGCATCGAGTCCGGCGTCGCCCCCGACCGGGTGGTGCTCTGCGAGGACGGCGACGTGGTCGACCTGGTCGACGGCCGGGCCAGCCTGGTCGGGCACGTGAAGAGCCGCTACGTCTACGTCGACGGTCTCGCCGTCGGCGACGTCAGCGAGTCGCTGCTCACCGAGCGGCGGATCCTCGGCGACGGCGGGTTCATCGCCACCACCGTGGTGGTCGACTCGGTCACCGGCAAGGTGGTCGGCGGCCCGACCGTCTCGGCGAAGGGCTTCTCCGAGGACCCGGAGGCGTTCAACCCGGTCGTCCCGCTGGTCACCGAGGCGCTGAACCGGGCCGCCGCGGACGGCATCACCGACCCGCACCAGCTCCAGCAGATCGTCCGGCGCACCGTCGGCCGGTGGGTCAACGACAAGTACCGCCGCCGGCCGATGATCGTGCCGACCGTCGTCGAGGTCTGACCCCACCCGCTCCGCACGCCGGCCCACCGTCCGCGGTGGGCCGGCGTCGTCACGTTCCGGGTACGCCCCGACACGGCGCGCCGAAACCGGCCGGTCGGGTTCAACCGATCGGCGTCCGTCTCCGTACCTCCGTCCGTCGGCGCGACCCCGTGCCGGCCGGGAGGAGCGTGGCGGATGGACCGCAGACGGATGACAGCCATCGGCGTACTGGTGGCGGCGGCCGGACTGACGGCGGCGGTGACGCTGCCGTCGTTCGCCGGGGAGAACGCGGCACCCCGGCGGTCCGCGCCGGCCGCGTCCGACGGCGCGGCCCCCGAGGTGCTGGACGCGCTGGGGCGCGACCTCTCGCTCACCCGGGACCAGGCGGCCCGACGGCTGAAGACCGAGCGGTGGGCCGCCGGCACGGCCAACCGGCTCAGGGCCGAGCTGGGCGCGGACTACGGCGGCAGTTGGCTCAGTGCCGACGGCGGCACGCTCACCGTGGCGGTGGCCGACCCGGCCCAGGCGGCCCGGGTGACCGCCGCCGGGGCGGTGCCGAAACAGGTCGAGCGGGGTGTCGCCGAGCTGGACGCGGTGAAGACCCGCCTCGACGCGGCCGGCCACCGGGTGAACCCCGACATCGCCGGCTGGTACGTCGACGTGACCACCAACTCGGTGGTGGTGCTCGCCCGGCCCGGCGCGGAGGCCGCCGCCCGTCGGCTGGCCGCGGCCGGTGGCGCGCCCGACGGCGCGGTACGGGTGCGCACCGCCGACGAGAATCCCCGCCCGCTCTTCGACGTGCGGGGCGGGGACGCGTACCTGATCAACAACGCGAGCCGCTGCTCGGTCGGCTTCTCCGTGGTCGGCGGCTTCGTCACCGCCGGGCACTGCGGCCGACCCGGTGACCGCACCACCGGCGGCAACCGGGTCGCCCAGGGCACCTTCACCGCGTCCTCCTTCCCCGGCGACGACTGGGCGGTGGTCCAGGTCAACGGCGACTGGACGCCCACCGGCGTGGTGAACGACTTCAACGGCGGCACGGTGCCGGTGAACGGCTCCACCGAGGCCCCGGTCGGCGCCTCGATCTGCCGCTCGGGCTCGACCACCGGCACCCACTGCGGGGTCGTCCAGGCGAAGAACGCCACCGTCAACTATCCGGAGGGGACGGTAACCGGGCTGACCCGGACGAACGTCTGCGCCGAGCCGGGCGACTCCGGTGGCGCGTGGCTCTCCGGCGACCAGGCGCAGGGCGTCACCTCCGGCGGCTCCGGCGACTGCACCCAGGGCGGGGTGACCTTCTTCCAGCCGGTCAACGAGATCCTCCAGCGCAACGACCTCACCCTGGTCACCGCGAACGGTCGGCCCGCGCCGTCCGCGCCGCCGGCCGGTGGGGACGCCACCGCCGCGCCACCCACCCCGCCCAGCGGCGGCGCGGGGGAGTGCACCGGTCAGGTGACCCGGACCGGGCAGATCGCCGCCGGCCGGGCCCAGGCGCAGCCGGACGGCCGCTTCTTCCGGGCCCCCGGCGGCAGCCAGGAAGCCTGCCTCAGCGCGCCCGAGGGCACCCTGGTGGCGCTGGAGCTGCAACGCTTCACCGGCTCCGCGTTCCGCACCGTGGCCAGCGCCGACACCTCCGACGGAGTGGCCCGCCTGCGGGCCGCGACGCCGGCCGGCGCGTACCGTTACCGGGTCGTCGGGCTGGACGGCGCCGGCGCGTACACGCTGGCCTTCACCGCCCGCTGAGCGGCCCACGGACCACGGCCCCCGACCACCACCGCCCGGTGGCCGGGGGCCGTGCCGTGCCGGCTCAGCCGGGGGGCAGCGCGGCGACCGCCTCCGCGTACGCGACGCCGGTGCTGACGGCCGCCGTCACCAGCACCACGAGCTGGGCCGGGGCCACCCCGTGCGCCAGGTCGGTGGTCACGCCGGCGGCCAGCACCAGCGCCCCGTCCCCCGGTTCGTGCACGTACGCGGCCGGCAGCAGCCGGTCGTGGTTCCACGCGTTGCAGAACGCGTACGCCTCGGCCCGACGGCTCACCGGCAGTCGCCGGGTGGCCACCGTCCGGGCGTGCAGGATCTCACCCCGCTGTCCCAACCGGCGGAACTGGAGCACCGCCGGGCCCCACCGGCCGACCACGGTGCCGTCCGGCTCCACCGCGTACGCGTCGCCACGGGCGTCCAGGGCGGCGGTGAGCAGCGCCAGGCTCAACGCGGCCGGTTCCTCGTCGCCGGGCGAGGCGGGCCCGGCCTCCTCCGGCGCGTCGTCCGGGTCGGCCGCGTCCTCGGCCGGCAGCGGCACCGGCTCGGCGAGCGGCCGCTCGGCCAGCCAGGAGGCGATCCGGCCGGACTGGTGCCCGGTGCCGTTGCGGGCGTCGAAGCTGCCGGCGAGCGTGGTGGCCAGGGTCTGCAACTGCCCGCCCAGGGTGGCCACGTCCACCTCGGACGCCGGGCGCGGTCCGTGCCCCGGGCGGTGGATCCGGCGGTCGCCCAGGCCGGCCTCGACCGCGAGCCCGCAGAGCAGCGACCCGGCGGCGGCGAACTCCATCGCGGACAGGTCGTCGGTCGGCCGGTCCAGCCGGGGCAGCTGCTCGGCGAGCACCGTCAGTCCGCGCTCCAGGTGCCCACCCAACGCGCAGAAGCGCAGGTGCGCGGCGAGCAGCGGAAAGGCGGGCCGCTCCCGCCGGTGTCGGCGGTAGGCCCGCACGTGTGCGGCGCCCGCCCGGGCCGGATCGCCGCTGCGCAGCCACGGCAGCAGGCCGGCCGTGAGCGCCCGTTCCGGCTGGTCGGTGCAGTCCACCTCACCGTCCAGCGCCGGGCGCAGCGCGGCCAGGGCCGCCCCCGGCTCGCCCCAGCCGGCCAGCAGGTCGGCCCGGCGGGCGGGCGCACAGCCCGGGCAGCCGGCGGCCGGGTGGGCCACGGCGGCCACCCAGCGCTCGTACGCCCGGCGGGCCGACGGCTCGTCGCCGAGATGGTCGGCGAGCCGGCAGCGCAGCTCGACCACCGGCTCGGCGTCCTCGCCCAGCCGCGCGGCGAGATCGTCCAGCAGGGACCGGGCCCGGTCCAGGCCGACCCGGGGGGTGCCGAAGAGGGCCTCCACCGCCTGCCGTTGGTGCCGGTGCAGCCGCTCGGCGTCGGCGGGTGGGGGGTCGGGCAGCGCGTCCACGGTGGCCCGGCAGCGGCGGACCGGCTCCACCAGCCGCCATCCCTCGCCCAGGTGCAGGTACGTCTCGATCAGCGCGTACCGGGCCGCCAGGCCGGTCCGTGGGTCGCCGGTCGCGTCGGCCCGGGCGGCGATCCGGTCCAGCTCCGCGCAGCGGGCCTCGCCGTCGGGCAGGTCCAGCGCCTCGGCGAGCGCGTCGGCCGGCCCGCGGTCCCGGGCGGTGGTCACCGGGCCGACCCGCCGGGCAGGGCGGCCACCGCGGCGGCCAGCTGGCAGCCGGTGGTGATGCCGCAGTCGAGGAGCTGGTCGAGCTGGTGCGGGGTGACCCCGCGTTCCAGGTCGGTGACCACCTCGCCGTAGACGTGGGCCAGCCCGTCGTCGGCGACGTGCACGAACGCCTTCGGCCAGAGCCGGTCGTGGTTCCAGGTGTTGCAGAAGGCGTGCAGCGCGGGCACCTCGGCGATGTCGAAGCGGTGCGCGGCGACGGTGCGGATCTGGAGCAGCTCGCCCTGGCCGCCCCGGCGGTGGAACCAGATCAGGCTCTCCGCCCAGCGGCCGACCAGGTCGCCGTCGGGGTCCCCGCTCACCGCGTACCCCCGTGCGGCCAGCACGGCGGCGATCAGCGTCCCGGTCAGTGGCCGCAGCGCCTGCGGGTGTCCGGCCAGGGGGCCGTCCGGACCGTCCTCGATCTCCGGCGACGCCATCGGGCATCCCTTCTGAGGCGAATAACACAAACGACGGTCCGGCCCGTGCTGCGACGCGCGGACACGACCCGGAAAAGCGGCGATCCGCCGGGTCCCGCCGTTACGGTGACTCTATGGCGGGCCGTACCTCTCAGGCGAGCCGGCGGCGCGGCGCGTCGCCGCGCGGTACCACGAACAGTCGCGCCCGCCAGCCGGCGAAGAAGGCCACCCGGGCGGCGCCCCGGCGGCGGCCCGCCGCCCGGCCGGGCCCCGCGGTCTACGTCGGCCGTGCCGTCGGTGCCCTGTGGATGGGGGTGGCGCACGGCCTGGGCTGGGCGGTCCGGGCCGCCGGCCGGCAGGCCGCCTCGGCCCGTGACCTCGACCCGGAGCACCGCCGCGACGGTGGCGGGCTGCTCCTGTTCGGCCTCGCCATCCTCAGCGCGGTGGCGATCTGGTTCGGCGGCGCCGGGCCGGTCGGCGCCCGCCTCGCCGACTCGGTGCGGCTCTTCCTCGGCGCGATCGCGATCGTGGTGCCGGTGCTGCTGATGATCGGGGCCTGGCGGCTGCTGCGCACCCCGGCCGATCCCGCGCACCGGGGCCGGGGCCTGGTCGGCTGGGGGTCGATGCTGCTCGCCACTGCGGCGATGCTGCACATCGGACAGGACCCGGTCGACGCGGTGCAGCGCGACTACGCGGGCGGCCTGATCGGCGCCGGCGTCGGCGACCTGCTGGAGCGGGCGATCACCGCCTGGGTGGCGGTGCCGCTGCTGGTCCTGCTGCTGCTCTTCGGCCTGCTGGTGGTCACCGCGACCCCGATCAACAAGATCCCCGAGCGGCTGGGCCTGCTCGCCGGCACCCTGATCGCACCGCCCGAGCCGGCGGAGGCCGAGGCCGAGGTGGCGGCGAAGCCGGCCCGCAAGCGGCCGGCGAAGCG
This genomic window contains:
- a CDS encoding S1 family peptidase, producing MDRRRMTAIGVLVAAAGLTAAVTLPSFAGENAAPRRSAPAASDGAAPEVLDALGRDLSLTRDQAARRLKTERWAAGTANRLRAELGADYGGSWLSADGGTLTVAVADPAQAARVTAAGAVPKQVERGVAELDAVKTRLDAAGHRVNPDIAGWYVDVTTNSVVVLARPGAEAAARRLAAAGGAPDGAVRVRTADENPRPLFDVRGGDAYLINNASRCSVGFSVVGGFVTAGHCGRPGDRTTGGNRVAQGTFTASSFPGDDWAVVQVNGDWTPTGVVNDFNGGTVPVNGSTEAPVGASICRSGSTTGTHCGVVQAKNATVNYPEGTVTGLTRTNVCAEPGDSGGAWLSGDQAQGVTSGGSGDCTQGGVTFFQPVNEILQRNDLTLVTANGRPAPSAPPAGGDATAAPPTPPSGGAGECTGQVTRTGQIAAGRAQAQPDGRFFRAPGGSQEACLSAPEGTLVALELQRFTGSAFRTVASADTSDGVARLRAATPAGAYRYRVVGLDGAGAYTLAFTAR
- a CDS encoding type III secretion system chaperone family protein; this encodes MTTARDRGPADALAEALDLPDGEARCAELDRIAARADATGDPRTGLAARYALIETYLHLGEGWRLVEPVRRCRATVDALPDPPPADAERLHRHQRQAVEALFGTPRVGLDRARSLLDDLAARLGEDAEPVVELRCRLADHLGDEPSARRAYERWVAAVAHPAAGCPGCAPARRADLLAGWGEPGAALAALRPALDGEVDCTDQPERALTAGLLPWLRSGDPARAGAAHVRAYRRHRRERPAFPLLAAHLRFCALGGHLERGLTVLAEQLPRLDRPTDDLSAMEFAAAGSLLCGLAVEAGLGDRRIHRPGHGPRPASEVDVATLGGQLQTLATTLAGSFDARNGTGHQSGRIASWLAERPLAEPVPLPAEDAADPDDAPEEAGPASPGDEEPAALSLALLTAALDARGDAYAVEPDGTVVGRWGPAVLQFRRLGQRGEILHARTVATRRLPVSRRAEAYAFCNAWNHDRLLPAAYVHEPGDGALVLAAGVTTDLAHGVAPAQLVVLVTAAVSTGVAYAEAVAALPPG
- a CDS encoding type III secretion system chaperone family protein, with product MASPEIEDGPDGPLAGHPQALRPLTGTLIAAVLAARGYAVSGDPDGDLVGRWAESLIWFHRRGGQGELLQIRTVAAHRFDIAEVPALHAFCNTWNHDRLWPKAFVHVADDGLAHVYGEVVTDLERGVTPHQLDQLLDCGITTGCQLAAAVAALPGGSAR